One genomic window of Methanosarcina acetivorans C2A includes the following:
- a CDS encoding helix-turn-helix domain-containing protein: MQLPTPEDLKKRRNELGLTQSDLAKRAGVSQPLIARIESGDVDPRLSTVRKILDAFEEAEKEQQIIIKDLMHSPVFHVSPEDSVEEVVNLMHIHGFSQIPVLDGGIPVGSISEDMIVKLMGESKKKSISQLKVSGIMGEAFPTVSPGISISVVSHILEGNPAVLVVEKGAVVGVVTKHDVMKLLQGK; encoded by the coding sequence ATGCAGCTTCCAACACCCGAAGATCTTAAAAAAAGAAGGAATGAACTCGGGCTTACCCAGAGCGACCTGGCTAAAAGGGCAGGTGTAAGCCAGCCCCTTATAGCCCGTATCGAATCGGGAGACGTAGACCCCAGGCTTTCGACGGTCAGGAAAATCCTTGATGCTTTCGAGGAAGCTGAAAAGGAGCAGCAGATCATCATAAAAGACCTGATGCATTCCCCTGTTTTCCATGTTTCCCCCGAAGACTCGGTAGAAGAAGTGGTAAACCTTATGCATATCCATGGTTTTTCACAGATTCCCGTGCTTGACGGGGGTATTCCGGTTGGAAGTATTTCGGAAGACATGATCGTAAAACTGATGGGTGAGAGCAAGAAAAAATCCATATCTCAGTTAAAGGTCTCAGGGATAATGGGGGAGGCTTTCCCGACAGTATCTCCAGGAATATCGATCTCAGTAGTTTCTCACATCCTGGAAGGAAACCCGGCCGTACTTGTAGTAGAAAAAGGAGCGGTCGTGGGCGTTGTAACAAAACATGATGTGATGAAACTTCTTCAGGGGAAATAA
- a CDS encoding pyridoxal-phosphate-dependent aminotransferase family protein, with amino-acid sequence MDLEDTLLMMPGPVPVTPRVLRAMSKPMINHRSAEFAGIYTDCRQILADVFQTKNDIFLLSGSGTAGMEAAVGSVAGSGDKVIAIENGKFGQRFKDLAALYADVVPLEFEWGLPVDLEMVKEKLEEGAKAITLVHNETSAGIMNPAVEIGKLAKKHDAIFIMDGVTSLGGDEVKVDEWGVDIAIVGSQKCLAAPPGMSAVSVSEKAFEAINSMKKRPYYNDLKAYKKSGDKPRPETPYTPALPLFYAMQEALHIVKEEGMEVRIKRHRALSEAVRAAAGAMNIEMFPQLNEYSKYSNTVTAMKAPAGVDGEDVKNDMKKRGVIIAGGQEHLKGKIFRIGNMGNVTARDVLSTIQQLEIVLSKQGYIDSVGAGAEAAMRVIDRV; translated from the coding sequence ATGGATTTGGAAGATACCCTTCTCATGATGCCTGGACCCGTACCTGTTACACCCAGGGTCCTTAGGGCGATGTCAAAACCGATGATTAACCACCGAAGTGCTGAATTTGCAGGAATTTATACCGATTGCAGGCAGATTCTTGCTGACGTTTTTCAGACAAAAAATGACATCTTTTTGCTCAGCGGTTCCGGGACTGCAGGGATGGAAGCCGCAGTCGGGTCTGTGGCCGGAAGTGGGGACAAAGTTATCGCCATAGAAAACGGGAAGTTCGGACAGCGTTTCAAAGACCTTGCAGCTCTTTATGCTGACGTGGTGCCCCTGGAGTTTGAATGGGGGCTTCCGGTTGACCTTGAAATGGTCAAGGAAAAGCTCGAAGAAGGGGCAAAAGCCATCACCCTTGTCCACAACGAAACCTCTGCAGGTATCATGAACCCTGCTGTAGAAATCGGCAAACTTGCAAAAAAACACGATGCTATTTTTATTATGGACGGCGTAACCTCCCTCGGAGGAGATGAAGTCAAAGTTGATGAATGGGGAGTTGACATTGCAATTGTGGGATCACAGAAATGCCTTGCAGCTCCACCAGGAATGTCAGCTGTTTCCGTAAGCGAAAAAGCCTTTGAGGCAATAAACTCCATGAAGAAGAGGCCCTACTATAATGATCTTAAAGCATATAAAAAGAGCGGGGACAAACCCAGACCGGAAACACCTTATACGCCTGCACTTCCTCTGTTCTATGCCATGCAGGAAGCCCTTCACATCGTAAAGGAAGAAGGCATGGAAGTAAGAATCAAAAGACACAGGGCTCTCTCCGAAGCGGTAAGGGCAGCGGCTGGCGCAATGAACATAGAGATGTTCCCTCAGCTTAACGAATACAGCAAGTACTCCAACACTGTCACTGCAATGAAAGCTCCTGCAGGAGTTGATGGGGAAGACGTTAAAAACGACATGAAGAAAAGGGGTGTAATCATAGCCGGAGGGCAGGAACACCTTAAGGGCAAGATTTTCAGGATCGGAAACATGGGGAATGTAACTGCAAGAGATGTACTTTCCACCATCCAGCAGCTGGAAATCGTGCTTAGCAAGCAGGGTTACATTGACAGCGTAGGAGCAGGCGCCGAAGCTGCAATGCGCGTTATTGACAGGGTATGA
- the ribC gene encoding riboflavin synthase, whose translation MPTIGIADTTFARYNMGRAAIDEIQKNVSVQIKRVTVPGIKDLPVAAKKLIEEEGCDIVMALGMPGAQQKDKMCAHEASQGLIMAQLMTNTHIIEVFVHEDEGKDEKELAFLMDRRTREHALNVIKLLFKPEKLVREAGTGQRQGFEDAGPLRM comes from the coding sequence ATGCCCACAATAGGAATTGCAGATACCACGTTTGCGCGCTATAATATGGGGCGTGCAGCAATCGACGAGATACAGAAAAACGTATCCGTACAGATTAAAAGAGTAACAGTACCCGGGATAAAAGACCTTCCGGTAGCTGCCAAAAAGCTTATCGAAGAAGAAGGCTGCGATATCGTAATGGCCCTTGGAATGCCCGGTGCCCAGCAAAAAGACAAAATGTGCGCTCATGAAGCTTCTCAGGGCCTTATAATGGCTCAGCTCATGACCAACACCCATATTATAGAGGTCTTTGTCCACGAGGATGAAGGAAAAGACGAAAAAGAACTTGCTTTTCTCATGGACAGAAGGACCCGGGAACATGCTTTAAACGTGATAAAACTGCTCTTCAAGCCGGAAAAACTGGTAAGGGAAGCCGGTACCGGCCAGAGGCAGGGTTTTGAGGACGCTGGTCCTTTGAGAATGTGA
- the ribH gene encoding 6,7-dimethyl-8-ribityllumazine synthase, translated as MTISLGFVIAEFNRDLTYQMELLGREHAEFLGATVKETILVPGVFDMPLAIKKLCQREDIDAVVTIGSVIEGETDHDQVVMQHAARKIMDLSLEFNKPVTLGIPGPGMTRMAAHERVDYAKRAVEAAVKLVRRL; from the coding sequence ATGACTATCAGCCTAGGATTTGTTATAGCTGAATTTAACAGGGATCTGACCTACCAGATGGAGTTGCTTGGAAGAGAACATGCAGAATTCCTGGGGGCAACAGTTAAAGAGACCATTCTCGTGCCCGGGGTCTTTGACATGCCCCTTGCAATCAAGAAGCTCTGCCAGAGGGAGGATATTGATGCAGTGGTGACTATAGGGTCGGTAATCGAAGGTGAGACCGACCATGACCAGGTGGTTATGCAGCATGCCGCAAGGAAAATCATGGACCTTTCCCTTGAGTTTAACAAGCCGGTAACTCTCGGAATTCCAGGTCCGGGCATGACCAGGATGGCTGCTCATGAACGTGTCGACTATGCTAAAAGGGCAGTAGAAGCTGCAGTAAAGCTGGTGCGGCGGCTGTGA
- a CDS encoding pyridoxal phosphate-dependent aminotransferase yields MTSARLKRVEESATIRISNIATRMIKEGTDVINFSLGEPDFDTPKNICDAAAKAMYEGKTHYAPSAGIPELRAAIAEKLKTENHLEVTEKDVLVTPGAKQAIFEIMMGALDDGDRALLFDPAWVTYDACIRFSGANTVWVPTVPERGFLPDNFAEYINDKTKLIVVNSPGNPTGGVFGKKTLQCIADLAIDHDLLVVSDEIYEKIIYDREHISIGSFDGMQDRTITVNGFSKAYAMTGWRLGYLTAPPEIFKLLQKIQSHSVSSATTFVQYGGLEALQGPQDGVKAMVDRFKMRRDILIDGLNKIGIECKKPDGAFYAFANVSEYGNGTEVAERLLKEAHVAVTPGIAFGASGEDFIRISYATSIDRIREALERLEKIFA; encoded by the coding sequence ATGACATCCGCAAGGCTCAAGCGTGTAGAAGAATCCGCAACGATCCGGATCTCCAACATCGCAACCAGAATGATAAAAGAGGGTACGGACGTAATCAATTTCAGCCTTGGTGAACCTGATTTCGATACCCCTAAAAACATCTGCGATGCTGCAGCAAAGGCTATGTACGAGGGAAAAACCCATTACGCCCCTTCAGCAGGCATTCCGGAGCTGAGGGCAGCTATTGCTGAAAAATTGAAGACGGAAAACCATCTTGAAGTGACCGAAAAAGACGTGCTTGTCACCCCCGGGGCAAAGCAGGCGATTTTCGAAATAATGATGGGCGCCCTTGACGACGGGGATCGGGCTCTCCTCTTTGACCCTGCCTGGGTAACATATGATGCTTGCATCCGTTTTTCAGGAGCAAATACGGTCTGGGTGCCTACAGTCCCTGAAAGAGGCTTTTTGCCGGATAATTTCGCCGAGTACATAAATGACAAGACAAAGCTCATTGTTGTAAACAGTCCGGGCAACCCGACAGGCGGAGTATTCGGGAAAAAGACCCTCCAGTGCATTGCCGATCTTGCAATTGACCACGACCTTCTGGTAGTCTCGGACGAGATCTATGAGAAAATCATTTATGACCGGGAACATATCAGTATCGGCAGCTTTGACGGGATGCAGGATAGGACCATCACTGTAAACGGTTTTTCCAAGGCATACGCAATGACCGGCTGGAGACTCGGATACCTTACCGCTCCCCCTGAGATCTTTAAGCTTCTGCAGAAGATTCAGTCCCACTCGGTAAGCAGCGCCACAACCTTTGTTCAATACGGTGGGCTTGAAGCCCTGCAGGGTCCACAGGACGGCGTCAAAGCAATGGTTGACCGCTTTAAAATGCGCAGGGATATCCTTATCGACGGGCTGAATAAAATAGGGATTGAGTGTAAGAAGCCGGACGGAGCCTTCTATGCATTTGCCAATGTGAGCGAGTATGGAAACGGGACCGAGGTTGCTGAAAGGCTCCTGAAGGAAGCTCACGTGGCAGTGACTCCGGGAATTGCTTTCGGAGCTTCAGGCGAGGACTTTATCAGGATTTCCTATGCAACATCCATTGATAGAATCCGGGAAGCGCTTGAAAGGCTTGAAAAGATATTTGCATGA
- a CDS encoding adenylyltransferase/cytidyltransferase family protein translates to MLAGCYPRPGDLLTRVLATGTFDILHPGHVYFLTQARALGDELFVIIARDSNVTHKPKPIVPEEQRLEMVNALGTVDKALLGSEKDMFEPLKEIRPDIIVLGYDQHFDIELLEEELTKRGLPAKVVRVPLSKECPLCSTGAIIKAVLKRYG, encoded by the coding sequence ATGCTTGCAGGATGTTACCCGAGACCAGGTGATTTATTGACGCGTGTACTTGCTACCGGAACTTTTGACATTCTCCATCCGGGACATGTTTATTTCCTGACCCAGGCGCGAGCTCTCGGAGATGAGCTCTTCGTTATTATTGCCAGGGATTCCAATGTGACTCATAAGCCAAAACCTATAGTGCCTGAGGAGCAGCGGCTTGAGATGGTAAATGCGCTTGGAACGGTGGACAAAGCCCTTCTTGGTAGTGAAAAAGATATGTTCGAACCCCTTAAAGAGATTAGACCGGATATCATTGTCCTGGGGTATGATCAGCATTTTGACATCGAGCTTCTGGAAGAAGAACTTACTAAAAGAGGGCTCCCTGCAAAAGTAGTCAGGGTTCCACTTTCAAAAGAGTGCCCACTCTGCAGTACCGGGGCAATAATAAAAGCGGTCCTTAAACGGTATGGGTAA
- a CDS encoding L-aspartate semialdehyde sulfurtransferase: protein MVEKSVHEINKKIEDGSVNVVTAEEMVGIVENLGVEGAAREVDVVTTGTFGAMCSSGLMLNLGHSEPPIKIQKLWFNNVEAYSGLAAVDAYLGAAQISDTRGIQYGGAHVIEDLLRGKELDVHATSYGTDCYPRKVLDTRITLDDLNEAVLLNPRNAYQKYAAATNSSKRILNTYMGELLPNFGNVTYSGAGVLSPLSNDPDYETIGMGTRIFMGGAQGYIIGNGTQHSPSSSFGTLMLKGNLKEMSSDYLRAASFAGYGTTLYMGIGIPIPILNEKIAASTAVRDEDIFTDILDYAVGSRDKPVIKQVNYAELRSGSIELEGKNTPTSSLSSFKNARKIANELKEWVKHGKFFVSMPVEKLSREGSAKSMKQTQAVPLVKDVMADFIVTIKKNQTVQDAAKKIWENSFNHLAVVSDTGELVGILTAWDISKAVAENIFDSVESVMTKKVLTCAPNEPVDLAARRLDRYGVSAMPVIDTQRKVLGIITSDNISKLLARRY, encoded by the coding sequence ATGGTTGAAAAATCGGTTCATGAGATCAATAAAAAAATTGAAGATGGAAGCGTCAATGTAGTCACAGCCGAGGAAATGGTCGGAATTGTTGAAAACCTTGGCGTGGAAGGTGCTGCAAGAGAAGTTGATGTGGTCACTACAGGCACGTTCGGAGCCATGTGCTCTTCAGGTTTGATGCTTAATCTCGGACATTCCGAACCCCCGATCAAGATCCAGAAACTCTGGTTTAACAACGTGGAGGCATACAGCGGGCTTGCTGCTGTGGATGCTTATCTGGGGGCTGCCCAGATATCGGATACAAGAGGAATACAGTATGGTGGAGCGCACGTTATTGAAGACCTGCTGAGAGGGAAAGAACTCGACGTGCATGCAACTTCCTATGGGACAGACTGCTATCCCAGGAAAGTGCTTGATACGAGAATTACCCTCGATGACTTAAACGAGGCAGTCCTTCTCAACCCCAGAAACGCTTACCAGAAATATGCCGCTGCAACAAACAGTTCAAAAAGGATTCTGAACACCTATATGGGAGAGCTTCTACCCAATTTCGGAAACGTAACTTATTCCGGGGCAGGAGTGCTTTCTCCCCTTTCAAATGATCCTGACTACGAAACTATCGGGATGGGCACAAGGATTTTCATGGGAGGAGCCCAGGGCTATATTATAGGCAATGGGACCCAGCATTCTCCCTCAAGCAGTTTTGGGACCCTTATGCTTAAAGGAAACCTGAAAGAAATGAGCTCCGATTATTTAAGGGCTGCTTCTTTTGCAGGCTACGGAACAACTCTTTACATGGGAATCGGAATCCCCATACCCATTCTGAATGAAAAAATCGCAGCCTCAACTGCGGTGCGTGATGAAGACATTTTTACTGACATTCTTGATTATGCCGTGGGCAGCAGGGATAAGCCTGTGATAAAGCAGGTAAACTATGCCGAGCTCAGGTCAGGCTCGATAGAGCTTGAAGGGAAGAACACACCGACCTCATCCCTCTCAAGTTTCAAGAACGCCAGAAAGATTGCAAATGAGCTAAAGGAATGGGTTAAGCACGGAAAATTCTTTGTCAGCATGCCCGTAGAAAAGCTTTCCCGCGAGGGCTCGGCAAAGTCCATGAAACAGACTCAGGCAGTCCCACTCGTAAAAGACGTCATGGCAGACTTTATTGTTACGATCAAAAAGAACCAGACGGTTCAGGACGCTGCAAAGAAGATCTGGGAAAACTCTTTTAACCACCTTGCTGTGGTTTCGGATACAGGGGAACTGGTAGGAATCCTGACGGCCTGGGATATCTCAAAAGCCGTTGCCGAAAATATATTTGATTCCGTAGAAAGTGTCATGACGAAAAAAGTCCTTACCTGCGCCCCGAACGAACCCGTGGACCTTGCAGCGCGCAGGCTTGACCGCTATGGCGTTTCGGCAATGCCTGTAATCGATACACAGAGAAAAGTACTCGGAATAATTACGAGCGACAATATAAGCAAGCTTCTCGCAAGGAGGTACTGA